A stretch of Vairimorpha necatrix chromosome 2, complete sequence DNA encodes these proteins:
- a CDS encoding putative SP-containing protein, whose amino-acid sequence MIFIFTLPVYFCHVENIETPSSIINNDIETNEAYESLKENTSAYSKYDFDDLFPGKNQDINLDNFSIVTRDMFSVISQHSDISERLRKIVSKNKNPDKSFIFTLYNLYLQELHLGFHYNSKCSNDYSYIKSLSNNSYKLIKKLACLGNFNDYLDRKGIIKYHIFKSIDLKYDDICKNNITQLFNTKKYKMIDSMLNRLYVKEFFRDKRYVLPRMKTTIKPFAPDDVKIVYMPRPQEPECRGYGRVCIPESYYNN is encoded by the coding sequence AtgattttcatttttactttaccagtatatttttgtcatgttgaaaatattgaaacACCCTCTTCAATTATCAATAATGACATTGAAACAAATGAAGCATATGAATCATTAAAAGAGAATACATCGGCTTATtcaaaatatgattttgaTGATTTATTTCCTGGCAAAAATCAAGATATCAATTTGGATAATTTTAGTATAGTTACCAGAGATATGTTTTCGGTTATTAGTCAACATTCCGATATAAGTGAAAGGTTAAGAAAAATCGTTTctaagaataaaaatccTGATAagtcttttatatttacgctttataatttatatttacaagAATTACATTTAGGATTTCATTATAATTCAAAATGTTCGAATGATTATTCttatattaaatctttGTCTAACAATAGTTATAagctaataaaaaaactggCCTGTTTAggaaattttaatgattatCTTGATCGAAAaggaattattaaataccATATATTCAAGAGCattgatttaaaatatgatgatatttgtaaaaacaatattacaCAATTATTTAACActaagaaatataaaatgattGATTCAATGCTTAATCGTTTATATGTCAAAGAATTTTTTCGAGATAAAAGATATGTTTTGCCACGTATGAAAACAACAATTAAACCATTCGCACCAGATGACGTAAAAATAGTTTACATGCCACGTCCACAGGAACCGGAATGTAGAGGATATGGTAGGGTTTGTATTCCTGAAAGCTATTacaataattaa